From the genome of Geminocystis herdmanii PCC 6308, one region includes:
- the trmFO gene encoding FADH(2)-oxidizing methylenetetrahydrofolate--tRNA-(uracil(54)-C(5))-methyltransferase TrmFO translates to MNQNSVTVIGGGLAGTEATWQIAQAGIPVTLYEMRPVVKSPAHHSEELAELVCSNSFGADAVDRSAGLLHEELRTLGSIVIRTADAHKVPAGGALAVDRGVFSQELTNTLAHHPLITLKREEIKAIPSDGIVVLATGPLTSPPLAQELQNLTGMDYLNFFDAASPIIVGESINKDIAFLASRYDKGEAAYLNCPMNKEQYLHFWQELRQAQQAELKDFERENAKFFEACLPIEELAQRGEETMRYGPLKPIGLFDSRLGDFRENKDKRPYAVVQLRQEDKAGQLWNMVGFQTNLRWGEQQRVFRMIPGLENAEFVRMGVMHQNTFLNAPQLLKNTLQFKYRDTLLAAGQIIGTEGYTAAAAGGWLAGTNAVRVAQNKTPLTLPNVTMMGALFEFISTADAKHFQPMPPNFGIIPPFPEKIRNKRERYQAYASRSIEVLTLVKR, encoded by the coding sequence ATGAATCAAAATTCCGTAACAGTTATTGGAGGTGGTTTAGCAGGTACAGAAGCCACATGGCAAATCGCCCAAGCAGGTATTCCCGTTACCCTCTATGAAATGCGCCCCGTTGTCAAAAGCCCGGCACACCATAGCGAGGAATTAGCCGAATTAGTGTGCAGTAACTCCTTTGGTGCGGATGCCGTCGATCGATCAGCAGGATTATTACACGAAGAATTACGAACCCTTGGTTCGATCGTAATACGCACTGCGGATGCCCACAAAGTTCCCGCGGGAGGGGCTTTAGCGGTCGATCGAGGCGTTTTTAGTCAAGAACTCACGAACACCCTTGCTCATCACCCTTTAATCACCCTTAAACGAGAAGAAATTAAGGCGATACCATCGGACGGAATTGTAGTATTAGCTACAGGTCCTCTCACCAGTCCTCCCCTCGCCCAAGAATTACAGAATTTGACGGGCATGGATTACCTTAACTTTTTTGACGCAGCGAGTCCGATTATTGTGGGAGAGTCCATCAATAAAGACATTGCTTTTCTCGCCTCCCGTTACGACAAAGGAGAAGCCGCTTATCTGAATTGCCCCATGAATAAAGAGCAGTATCTACATTTTTGGCAGGAATTACGCCAAGCCCAACAAGCGGAATTGAAAGATTTTGAGCGAGAAAACGCCAAATTTTTTGAAGCCTGTTTGCCTATTGAAGAATTAGCGCAACGGGGAGAAGAAACTATGAGATATGGTCCTTTGAAACCCATTGGTTTATTTGACTCTCGTTTAGGAGACTTTCGGGAAAACAAAGATAAACGCCCCTATGCCGTAGTGCAATTACGTCAGGAAGACAAGGCTGGACAGTTATGGAATATGGTAGGATTTCAAACAAATTTACGATGGGGAGAGCAACAACGGGTATTTAGGATGATACCGGGGTTAGAAAATGCGGAGTTTGTGCGTATGGGGGTAATGCACCAAAACACTTTTTTAAATGCACCCCAACTGCTCAAAAATACTTTACAGTTCAAATACAGAGACACTCTTTTAGCCGCAGGACAAATTATTGGTACAGAAGGTTACACGGCGGCGGCGGCAGGAGGTTGGTTAGCAGGTACAAATGCTGTCAGAGTTGCTCAAAACAAAACCCCTTTAACCCTTCCTAATGTCACCATGATGGGGGCGTTATTTGAGTTTATCAGTACTGCTGACGCTAAACATTTTCAACCCATGCCTCCTAATTTCGGTATTATTCCTCCTTTCCCCGAAAAAATACGCAATAAACGGGAACGTTATCAAGCCTACGCTAGTCGCTCGATCGAAGTGCTTACACTGGTGAAAAG